One part of the Bdellovibrio bacteriovorus genome encodes these proteins:
- a CDS encoding O-antigen ligase family protein, translating into MSINTSKFTSTLILAFFPLSLAINLVNFFWMDTVFILSTIGALFWAKRSHSDLKEVFGLKSKTLLVLLLIYFFSGITGYVLHSPMQTNEWVKISNLRWIWGLFACYSIGHILAAQGKKMLDHRHFIALLTVLLAIVFNHLNVTSGAFFSPAVRLQGFYSNPAFFAMAAVVLWASLIPYLIYNHSKASGLGATALLTCLTVILIATYTRSSWIAMVAVLIFTLFYTKNKKAILVAGLTLAAATTAVLFNLFQMKDRILQTLDFSGVSQGARIEIWNATWHIFLDHPVFGVGFEYAVKLYKDYYIKLGQSTVYIPGHAHNQFLDVLSGSGIVGLIGYLGVFGAGFVFFHKKFKSATDILSKQLSLGSLLCIVALFGCSFTETPIIQQETRNYVLIVLGFSYGYLSRGAGTSQTTDPRKSHL; encoded by the coding sequence ATGTCCATCAATACATCCAAGTTTACTTCCACCTTGATTTTAGCTTTTTTTCCTCTGTCGCTTGCCATCAATCTTGTGAACTTTTTCTGGATGGATACTGTCTTTATTTTGAGCACTATCGGAGCATTGTTTTGGGCAAAAAGGAGCCACTCGGACCTCAAAGAGGTTTTCGGTTTAAAAAGTAAGACTTTGCTTGTACTACTTCTTATTTACTTCTTTTCTGGAATTACTGGATATGTCCTGCATAGCCCCATGCAGACCAACGAGTGGGTTAAAATCTCAAACCTACGCTGGATCTGGGGATTATTTGCATGCTACTCCATCGGGCACATTCTTGCTGCACAAGGCAAAAAAATGCTTGATCACCGGCACTTTATAGCATTGCTGACAGTCCTACTTGCGATAGTTTTCAACCATCTGAATGTGACGTCGGGAGCTTTCTTCAGCCCAGCGGTCAGACTTCAGGGATTTTATAGCAATCCCGCCTTTTTTGCCATGGCCGCAGTGGTACTTTGGGCATCCTTGATACCTTACTTAATTTACAACCATTCCAAAGCATCGGGACTTGGGGCGACAGCTCTTCTCACCTGCCTTACTGTCATTCTTATCGCGACCTACACAAGATCATCGTGGATTGCCATGGTTGCCGTTTTAATTTTTACTTTATTCTACACCAAAAACAAAAAGGCAATTTTGGTAGCTGGTTTAACACTGGCAGCAGCCACAACAGCAGTACTATTTAATCTGTTCCAAATGAAGGATAGGATTTTACAAACCCTTGATTTTTCCGGTGTCTCTCAGGGAGCTCGCATCGAGATCTGGAACGCCACATGGCACATCTTCCTGGATCACCCTGTCTTTGGCGTTGGCTTTGAGTATGCTGTAAAACTTTACAAAGACTATTACATCAAGTTAGGTCAATCTACGGTCTACATCCCTGGCCACGCTCACAACCAATTCTTGGACGTTTTATCCGGATCTGGGATTGTCGGCTTGATCGGATACCTGGGTGTATTTGGGGCGGGCTTTGTCTTCTTCCACAAAAAATTCAAATCCGCGACAGACATCCTATCAAAACAGCTTTCCTTAGGCTCCTTACTTTGCATCGTCGCCTTGTTCGGCTGCTCCTTTACAGAAACCCCGATCATCCAACAGGAAACCCGCAATTACGTGCTTATAGTGCTGGGCTTTTCCTATGGATACCTGTCTCGCGGCGCGGGCACTAGTCAAACAACCGATCCCCGTAAATCTCATCTGTAA
- a CDS encoding LTA synthase family protein, translating to MRIRWPEKNQVLWGLLLLSVLSVLLQVFAFKYLLIVKLLMPWLLYFSVLVFLRPYPAAFFVFLLECLGARIHLMKLALTNSPFEASDLFAWKQAFFLKSYVDYVVPAIIIGILISLWKGLSFNKKQLLFLPVFFMVAMSFVQERHPTEAKANPVSSLFKLARVVYVDWNFATNVKENGILNHIFLTMSTGQVPAKGKLPYDNLKTMIDPKKAKNQPDVFLVLCESCYTSSNDSFETPIMDLEKDGFAHATVISPVYGGMTAEAEFEVLTGLPSRRYKGIDYMYFAERYSEKPDAIPRIFADSGYDTFSSHPLPGFFWKREIVHPKFGFKRTFFSDSMNLEGKKGTYPEDKILFDLALSEYKENLKAGKKTFAFLLSLYTHGPYTETDGDGGEADYKQRLAITVRQYLEFKNEAVRLARENNRPVMFVIFGDHKPAMTISFYKRHEFNEDFFSSKGAKNESFQFSTLNPAQQIVFGKVPLYVKSYGMDDSAVAAEITKANSNRPLFCLPGLMFEQLGVHTAYFTYLVDTCRKDPEELVDPDVLKNYFTDEIYGDRLFD from the coding sequence ATGCGAATCAGATGGCCGGAAAAAAATCAGGTGCTATGGGGTTTGTTGCTGCTAAGTGTGCTTAGCGTACTTCTGCAGGTATTTGCCTTTAAGTATCTTCTGATTGTTAAACTCTTGATGCCCTGGCTGCTGTATTTCTCGGTCTTGGTCTTTTTAAGGCCCTATCCAGCTGCATTTTTCGTTTTCCTACTTGAATGTCTTGGGGCGCGTATTCATCTGATGAAGTTAGCCTTAACGAATTCGCCGTTTGAGGCATCAGATCTTTTTGCTTGGAAGCAGGCCTTCTTTTTAAAAAGCTACGTTGACTATGTGGTCCCAGCGATCATTATAGGGATCCTGATTTCCCTTTGGAAAGGACTGTCTTTTAATAAAAAGCAATTGCTATTCTTACCGGTCTTTTTCATGGTTGCGATGTCCTTTGTGCAGGAGCGCCATCCCACTGAGGCTAAGGCAAATCCGGTCAGTTCCTTATTTAAGCTTGCCCGTGTGGTTTATGTGGATTGGAACTTTGCCACCAACGTCAAAGAAAACGGAATTCTGAATCATATTTTTTTAACCATGTCGACGGGGCAGGTGCCGGCCAAGGGGAAGCTTCCCTACGACAATCTTAAGACGATGATCGATCCTAAGAAAGCAAAGAATCAGCCCGACGTGTTTTTAGTGTTGTGCGAATCCTGCTATACCAGCAGCAACGACAGCTTTGAGACGCCGATTATGGATCTCGAAAAGGACGGTTTTGCACATGCGACAGTCATTTCGCCAGTATATGGGGGGATGACGGCCGAGGCGGAGTTTGAGGTCCTGACCGGCCTTCCAAGTCGTCGTTACAAGGGGATCGACTATATGTACTTTGCAGAAAGGTACTCCGAAAAGCCCGATGCGATTCCTCGTATTTTTGCAGACAGTGGTTACGACACTTTTTCGTCACACCCTCTGCCGGGTTTTTTCTGGAAAAGGGAAATCGTCCACCCGAAATTTGGATTTAAAAGGACTTTTTTCTCTGATTCGATGAATCTGGAAGGGAAAAAAGGCACTTATCCCGAAGACAAGATTCTTTTTGATCTGGCACTTTCAGAATATAAAGAAAACCTGAAGGCGGGGAAGAAGACTTTTGCATTCCTTCTGTCCCTTTACACACACGGTCCCTATACAGAAACTGACGGTGATGGTGGTGAGGCCGACTACAAGCAAAGGCTTGCAATCACCGTACGTCAGTACTTGGAATTTAAGAACGAAGCGGTAAGATTAGCTCGGGAGAATAACCGCCCGGTGATGTTCGTGATATTTGGGGATCACAAACCCGCCATGACGATCTCTTTCTATAAACGTCATGAATTCAATGAAGACTTTTTTAGCTCTAAAGGTGCTAAAAACGAGTCTTTTCAGTTTTCGACCTTGAATCCAGCGCAACAGATCGTGTTCGGCAAGGTGCCATTGTACGTGAAAAGCTATGGGATGGATGATTCAGCGGTGGCGGCGGAAATTACTAAAGCCAACAGCAATCGGCCTTTGTTTTGTCTGCCGGGCCTTATGTTTGAGCAACTGGGTGTCCACACGGCATATTTCACCTATCTGGTGGACACCTGCCGCAAAGATCCGGAAGAGTTGGTCGATCCGGACGTCTTAAAGAATTACTTTACAGATGAGATTTACGGGGATCGGTTGTTTGACTAG
- a CDS encoding N-acetylglucosaminyltransferase → MVYDCFVFYDELDLLDIRLNVLDKVVDKFVIIESKKTFRGTDKPLFYIENKQRYAQFESKIIHVVVEDFPKVNWKKLRPFSNWDREDYQRNALAKALVNCAPEDVIIFSDVDEIPTPEKVTEYLHKPGIKTFYQELYYYYLNNLAYEHTEPNEMYKDYIPWHGTVMANYSYFKKYGCNNMRTYRSKKDSEHTMVMDGGWHFSFMGGTEMILKKMRAYSHTEYMTEDMFNPQWVETQVRSGKDIFNRPMKFKPVGVERLPRYVQEYQAKYSKLLLL, encoded by the coding sequence ATGGTATACGATTGCTTTGTGTTTTATGATGAGCTGGATCTGTTGGATATTCGCCTGAACGTACTGGATAAGGTCGTCGATAAATTTGTTATTATCGAATCCAAAAAGACCTTCCGCGGGACTGACAAGCCGCTTTTTTATATCGAAAACAAGCAACGCTACGCCCAGTTTGAATCCAAGATCATTCATGTGGTGGTCGAAGACTTCCCGAAAGTGAATTGGAAGAAGCTAAGACCCTTCAGCAACTGGGACCGTGAAGACTATCAACGTAACGCCCTGGCGAAAGCACTGGTGAATTGTGCTCCTGAGGATGTGATCATCTTCTCTGACGTGGACGAAATCCCGACTCCGGAAAAGGTCACCGAATACCTGCATAAGCCGGGGATTAAGACCTTTTATCAGGAGCTTTACTACTATTACCTGAACAACTTGGCGTATGAGCACACCGAGCCCAACGAAATGTACAAGGACTATATCCCTTGGCATGGAACGGTGATGGCGAACTATTCCTATTTCAAGAAATACGGCTGTAACAACATGCGCACCTATCGCAGTAAAAAAGACAGCGAACACACCATGGTGATGGACGGGGGATGGCATTTCTCGTTCATGGGTGGAACCGAGATGATTCTTAAAAAAATGCGCGCCTACAGTCATACAGAATACATGACCGAAGATATGTTCAACCCCCAGTGGGTAGAAACCCAGGTGCGATCCGGGAAGGACATCTTCAATCGCCCGATGAAATTTAAACCGGTTGGGGTGGAGCGCCTGCCAAGGTACGTGCAAGAATACCAGGCCAAGTACTCTAAATTGCTTTTGTTGTAA